In the Brevundimonas mediterranea genome, GATGCTGATGGAGAGCCTGTTCAAGCTGTCGGATCTGGAAGTGCGCTTCCCGATCAACATGAACGTGCTGGATGCAGACGGCACCCCGCGGGTCATGGGGCTGAAGGCCTGCCTGAGGGCCTTCCTGGATCACCGCCGCGAGGTTCTGAACCGCCGGTCGCAATGGCGGATCGCACGGGTCGAGAAGCGGCTGCACCTGCTGGAAGGCCTGCGCATCGTCTTCCTCAACATCGACGAGGTGATCCGCATCGTTCGCGAAGAGGAACAGCCCAAGGCCGTCCTGATCGCGCGGTTCGGCCTGACCGAGGTCCAGGCCGACTTCATCCTCGACACCCGGCTGCGTCAGCTGGCGCGTCTGGAAGAGATGACGATCGAGAAGGAGTTCAAGGCGCTGTCGGAAGAACTGGCGCACCTGCAGGCCCTGACGTCTTCGGAAGGCAAGCAGTGGAAGGCCATCTCCAAGGAGCTGGAGGCTGTGCGCAAGGCCCTGATCTCGCCGCGCCGGACGACCATCGCCGACGCCGTCGACACCTCGGCCTTCGTCGCGCCCGAGGCTTTTATTCCCCGCGAGGCCATCACCGTCATCCTGTCAGAGCGCGGCTGGATCCGCGCCGCCAAGGGCAAGGTGGAGGATCCGTCGGAGCTGAAGTTCAAGGAAGGCGACCAACTGGCCTATCTGGTTCCGGCCTATACGACCGACAAGCTGCTGGTGGGCGCCTCCGATGGGCGGATCTTCACCATCGGGGCCGACAAGCTGGCGTCCGGTCGCGGGCATGGCGAGCCGCTGCGCCTGATGATCGATCTGGACGAGAAGGCCGAGATCATCAACGTCCTGGCGCACCAGCCGGGCGGGAAGCTGCTGATCGCGTCGAAGGCCGGCTATGGCTTCATCGCGCCGGAAGACGACACCCTGGCCCAGAAGCGGGGCGGCAAACAGGTGCTGAACGGCGACATGCTGGCCATGCTGCGCATCCCGCAGACGCCGACGGCCGACCATGTCGCGACCATCGGCGAGAACATCAAGACCCTGATCTTCCCGCTGGACGAACTGCCCGAGATGGGGCGCGGCAAGGGGGTGCGGCTGCAGAATTTCAAACAGGGCGGTCTGGCCGACGTCACCGTGTTCAACGCCGAACAGGGGCCGGAATGGGCCGACGGTGGCGGACGCCGCCGCAACTGGCCCGACTGGAAGGACTGGCTGGGCAAGCGCGCCGGCGCCGGCCGTCAGGGGCCGCGAGGCCTGAGGAAGTTCAGGTAGAGTTGGCCTCTCCCTCCCCCTGCGGGGGGAGGGGGCGGAGGCGTAGCCGAAGCCGGGCGGGAAGGGCCGGGCGATACTTCGCTGTTGCTCCGTTGGTGCGCTGCTGCCGTGCCGCTCCCACCCCGTCGCTGCGCGACGCCCCTCCCCGGACGGGGAGGGAGAGGCGGTTCGCCTAGTCCTGCAGCCGCGCCCAGCCGAGCTTGCCCAGCACTTCCATCGGGCGAAAGCCCGACTTGTAGTCCATCTTGTCGGAGCCCTGGACCCAGTAGCCCAGATAGACGAAGGGCAGGCCGACCTGGGCCGCCTGGCGGATGTGATCGAGAATGGCGAACCGGCCCAGGCTGCGGCGCTCCATCGTCGGATCATAGAAGCTGTAGACCATCGACAGACCGTCCTTCAGCAGGTCGGTCAGGGTGACGGCGACCAGATCGCCCGGTCCGCCGTCGGTCGAGGCCAGGCGATATTCGATCAGATGGGTGCGAACCGTCGTGTCCTCGACCATGGCGACATAGTCGAGCCAGCCCATGTCGCTCATGCCGCCGGTCGGGTGGCGGGTGGTCAGATAGCGGCGCAGCAGCTGGAACTGTTCGGTCGTGGCCTCGGCCTCGACCAGGCTGCGCGACAGATCCGCGTTGCGGGTCAGAACCTTGCGCTGCGACCGGGTGAAGGCGAACTCGGGCACGGGCAGGCGGACCGAAACACAGGCGTCACAGGCTTCGCAGGCCGGGCGATAGGCGATGTTCTGACTACGGCGAAAACCGGCGATGGTCAGTTCGTCATTGACGTGGGCGCCGTCCGAAAAGGGCAGGTTGGCGAAGACCTTGCGCTCGGTCTTGCCGGGCAGATAGGGACACGGCGCGACCGAGGTCATGAAGAACCGGAGCTGTCGTGTCGGAACATGCTGCGTCACGGCGCTAGATCCGCACCCGATCTTGCCGAGAGTGTGACGGTCGAAGGCTCATTCGTGGATTTGGCGTCATTCCTCGCCGGGCCGCAAGCGCGTTCGCGCCACAGCCGAGCGGGATCACAGCGAGGTGTCCATCGGCAGGACCGGCGCCTCGCGCAGCAGGACGATGGCGATGCGGCGGTTGCCGGCCAGGGTCGGGTCGTCGGGATAGAGGGGGTCCGAACCCGCTTTGCCGGCGACGGAATAGACCCGGTCGGCGTCCACGCCGGCGCTCTGAAGCACCAGACGCGAGCCGTTGGCCCGTTCCGAGGACAGGGTCCAGTCGGCCGGACCGCTGGCGCGATTGGAGCCGGGCGTGGCGCTGGTGTGGCCGGTGATGGAGATGCGGTTCGGCAGTTGGTTGATGACTTTGGCCACGGCGCGCAGCAGGACCTGAGCCCGGGCGTTCGGCCGGGCCGAGTTGTTGTCGAACATCGAGCGGCCCTCCTGATCGACCAACTGGATGCGCAGGCCCTCGGGCGTCTGATCGACGATCAGCTGTTTCGACAGCTCGGCCAGTTCCGGCATCGACTGCATGGCCTGACGCAGGGATTCGGCGGCGCTGGCGAACTCCGCCGCCTCGCGCTTCTGGATCTCGGCCTGGAGCGCGGCCTCGCTGGCCGATGCGAGATTGGTGCTGGATCCGGCGGTCGTGGCGTCGGCCGGGGCCTCGGGCGCGAGTTGCTCAAGCACCGACTGGGATCCGGAGCTCTTGGGGCCGTCGTCGCCCAGGGCCGTGCCGCCCAGTATGCCGCCCGATCCGGAGGTGGTTTCGGAAACGCTGGCCGGAGCGAAATACTCGGCTATGCCTTTCTTCTGCTCCGGATCGGTCGTGTTGATCAGCCACATCAGCAGGAAGAATGCCATCATGGCGGTCACGAAGTCCGCATAGGCCACCTTCCAGGCGCCGCCATGGTGGCCGCCGCCGGAGACCTTCTTGACCTTCTTGATGAGGATCGGACGATCGCTCACGGACATGGACGCACCCCGGGAATTTACTGTCCCAATGTGGGGCGCCGAGGTTAACCGGGCGTTGATCCGCGCCACAGCGGCTTGAACCCCCGCTCGACCCGGCCTAGTCCGTGCCCTGAAACAGGGAGCCTGTCATGAAG is a window encoding:
- a CDS encoding arginyltransferase is translated as MTQHVPTRQLRFFMTSVAPCPYLPGKTERKVFANLPFSDGAHVNDELTIAGFRRSQNIAYRPACEACDACVSVRLPVPEFAFTRSQRKVLTRNADLSRSLVEAEATTEQFQLLRRYLTTRHPTGGMSDMGWLDYVAMVEDTTVRTHLIEYRLASTDGGPGDLVAVTLTDLLKDGLSMVYSFYDPTMERRSLGRFAILDHIRQAAQVGLPFVYLGYWVQGSDKMDYKSGFRPMEVLGKLGWARLQD
- a CDS encoding flagellar motor protein MotB; translation: MSVSDRPILIKKVKKVSGGGHHGGAWKVAYADFVTAMMAFFLLMWLINTTDPEQKKGIAEYFAPASVSETTSGSGGILGGTALGDDGPKSSGSQSVLEQLAPEAPADATTAGSSTNLASASEAALQAEIQKREAAEFASAAESLRQAMQSMPELAELSKQLIVDQTPEGLRIQLVDQEGRSMFDNNSARPNARAQVLLRAVAKVINQLPNRISITGHTSATPGSNRASGPADWTLSSERANGSRLVLQSAGVDADRVYSVAGKAGSDPLYPDDPTLAGNRRIAIVLLREAPVLPMDTSL
- the parC gene encoding DNA topoisomerase IV subunit A, with protein sequence MTIHAPPPEGGRIIDEPMETALSRRYLAYALSTITNRALPDVRDGFKPVHRRILYAMHQMRLNPQAAARKCAKVVGEVMGGYHPHGDASIYEALVRLAQDFAQRYPLVDGQGNFGNIDGDSAAAMRYTECKLTPAAVLLLDGIDQDSVDFRATYDDQDEEPVVLPAGFPNLLANGSSGIAVGMATSIPPHNVGELIDACQMLLDRPEATTAELVQLVPGPDFPTGGVAVEGHASILDAYETGRGGVRLRARWETEDLGRGVWRIIVTEMPYQVQKSRLIEALADLIEHKKAPLLGDVRDESAEDIRLILEPKNRTIEPEMLMESLFKLSDLEVRFPINMNVLDADGTPRVMGLKACLRAFLDHRREVLNRRSQWRIARVEKRLHLLEGLRIVFLNIDEVIRIVREEEQPKAVLIARFGLTEVQADFILDTRLRQLARLEEMTIEKEFKALSEELAHLQALTSSEGKQWKAISKELEAVRKALISPRRTTIADAVDTSAFVAPEAFIPREAITVILSERGWIRAAKGKVEDPSELKFKEGDQLAYLVPAYTTDKLLVGASDGRIFTIGADKLASGRGHGEPLRLMIDLDEKAEIINVLAHQPGGKLLIASKAGYGFIAPEDDTLAQKRGGKQVLNGDMLAMLRIPQTPTADHVATIGENIKTLIFPLDELPEMGRGKGVRLQNFKQGGLADVTVFNAEQGPEWADGGGRRRNWPDWKDWLGKRAGAGRQGPRGLRKFR